A section of the Oryzias melastigma strain HK-1 linkage group LG2, ASM292280v2, whole genome shotgun sequence genome encodes:
- the LOC112156860 gene encoding plakophilin-4 encodes MEEGSSEGDGAVVVREGQGGPDLPQDSSSTTTTNLLASVKEQELQFERLTRELEEERQMVASQLEKCMLEAESPAGDSSSSSEKSFAWRTAGELQGGAMEIPGCPVRHLETEEGMYLPEPDRGSLHDSEGSGGHSAHMTSYSDSGYQDSSISYFSNQNVVRSEPRASVSRSPRAEGQASGQASSRVLRRMASLPSRSQSPGCGTVSPSRISMRTSQGSTYDSPILSEPKSLAAIFPGTTMPPSCLSPTSPSDAIQVLGSGVGGGRLGSTLSLIEGRVSAGSPLRSGMTAVPQHYGSTLPRQSQSLAYGTDPYGLYQRSALPRPDSLIGLHSSYGGHEEQIDPELRAALSPDCHVTPIFDERSFQSPLYHSPTRDPYRTNAGMGTLPRTTSHCGTLPYQRSYGLNSAAVYVDPVRVCGEPVYSRRHSALVDRAITRTPSIESIHKDPREFAWRDPDLPEVIHMLQHHFPSVQANAAAYLQHLCYGDNRVKVEVCHLGGIQHLVDLLDHKMPEVQKSACGALRNLVYGKATDNNKVALRNCGGVPALLRLLRKTTDNEVRELVTGVLWNLSSCDAVKMTIIRDALTTLTNTVVIPHSGWSSTSHRDEHKVKFQSSLLLRNTTGCLRNLSSAGEEARSQLRCCEGLVDSLLHILKACVNTSDYDSKIVENSVCTLRNLSYRLEVEMPSSRLLGNQELDTLLGFSSPGKELDYLCWGKRRRDRKRGGWPDGKWDSTGQVPGFSQPLRGAELLWHPMVVKPYLNLLAESSNPATLEGAAGSLQNLSAGNWKFSAYIRAAVRKEKGLPILVELLRMDNDRVVCSVATALRNMALDSRNKELIGKYAMRDLVNRLPGSSPSALSDDTVASVCCTLHEVTSRNMENAKALADSGGIEKLVDISKGRGKGYSMKVVKAAAQVLNTLWQYRELRGLYKQDGWNYTHFVTPVSTLERDRYRSQPTLPTSPLQMSPVIQSGGSATSSPAMLGIRRHSSNYQRAQSSMQLDTYYVDSLHKRQYTGSEKKTPYFIGTYSSQSGEDLRRLQHPEPFYDEPDRKNYNSYRMYPSSPQGYSEEHYEEEPVHLTPSSPDGYATQSLRFRANTNYVDFYSTTRRPSNRANKFTGSPDSWV; translated from the exons GAGCTCCAGTTTGAGCGCTTGACTCGAGAGCTGGAAGAGGAGCGACAGATGGTGGCAAGTCAGCTGGAGAAGTGCATGCTGGAAGCCGAGTCACCGGCGGGGGACAGTAGCAG CTCATCAGAGAAGTCGTTTGCATGGAGAACTGCAG GAGAACTCCAGGGTGGAGCCATGGAGATCCCCGGATGTCCGGTCCGACACCTGGAGACAGAGGAAGGGATGTACCTCCCTGAACCGGACCGCGGCTCCCTACATGACAGTGAGG gCTCCGGAGGTCACTCGGCCCACATGACCTCGTACTCGGATAGCGGCTACCAGGACAGCAGCATCAGCTATTTTAGCAACCAGAATGTGGTGCGTTCGGAACCTCGGGCCTCGGTGTCGAGAAGCCCCAGAGCAGAGGGTCAAGCTTCTGGACAG GCATCCAGCCGGGTGTTGCGGAGGATGGCCTCTCTCCCTTCCAGGAGCCAGTCTCCCGGCTGCGGCACAGTTTCCCCCTCTCGCATCTCCATGCGAACATCCCAAGGGAGTACATACGACTCTCCCATCCTCTCTGAGCCCAAATCGCTGGCTGCCATCTTCCCCGGCACCACCATGCCACCATCATGCCTGTCGCCGACCTCGCCAAGCGACGCCATCCAGGTCTTGGGGAGCGGGGTGGGTGGCGGACGACTGGGCTCCACGCTGTCCTTGATCGAGGGAAGGGTTTCCGCAGGGTCGCCACTGCGTTCAGGAATGACCGCTGTTCCCCAACACTACGGCTCCACTTTACCAAGACAGAGTCAGTCGCTGGCTTATGGCACCGATCCATACGGCTTGTACCAGAGAAGTGCACTGCCACGCCCCGACAGCCTCATAG GACTTCACAGCTCCTACGGCGGACACGAGGAGCAGATTGACCCGGAGCTGAGGGCCGCCCTCTCCCCAGACTGCCATGTGACTCCCATTTTTGATGAACGCTCCTTCCAAAGCCCCCTCTACCACAGCCCCACCCGTGACCCCTACAGGACAAACGCAG GTATGGGGACGCTCCCTCGGACCACAAGCCATTGCGGCACACTGCCGTACCAAAGAAGCTACGGGCTGAACTCTGCAGCCGTGTACGTCGACCCAGTCAGGGTGTGCGGCGAGCCGGTTTACAGCCGCCGACACTCTGCTCTGGTGGACAGAGCTATCACCCGGACCCCATCAATCGAGAGCATTCACAAGGACCCGAG GGAGTTTGCGTGGCGTGACCCCGATCTTCCTGAAGTCATTCACATGCTGCAGCATCACTTCCCCTCCGTCCAAGCCAACGCCGCTGCCTACCTGCAGCACCTGTGCTACGGGGACAACAGAGTCAAGGTGGAG GTGTGTCACCTGGGAGGGATCCAACACCTGGTGGACCTGCTGGATCACAAGATGCCCGAGGTTCAGAAGAGCGCCTGCGGCGCCCTGAGGAACCTGGTGTACGGCAAAGCCACCGACAACAACAAGGTGGCGCTGAGGAACTGCGGCGGCGTGCCCGCTCTGCTGCGCCTCCTCAGGAAAACAACGGATAATGAAGTTCGTGAGCTCGTCACCG GGGTCCTCTGGAACCTCTCGTCCTGCGACGCCGTGAAGATGACCATCATCCGCGACGCCCTGACGACCCTGACCAACACGGTCGTCATCCCGCACTCAGGCTGGAGCAGCACCTCCCACCGCGACGAGCACAAGGTCAAGTTCCAGTCCTCCCTCCTGCTGCGCAACACCACCGGCTGTCTGAG gAACCTGAGCTCGGCGGGGGAGGAGGCGAGGAGCCAGCTGCGCTGCTGCGAGGGTCTGGTGGACTCGCTGCTGCACATCCTCAAAGCCTGCGTCAACACCTCCGACTACGACAGCAAG ATCGTGGAGAACAGCGTCTGCACCCTGAGGAACCTCTCGTATCGGCTGGAGGTAGAGATGCCGTCCTCTCGTCTCCTTGGCAACCAGGAGCTGGACACCCTGCTGGGCTTCTCCTCCCCGGGAAAGGAGCTGGACTACCTCTGCTGGGGGAAGAGGAGGCGAGACAGGAAGAGAGGCGGCTGGCCTGATGGAAAG TGGGACAGCACGGGTCAGGTCCCAGGTTTCTCCCAGCCTCTAAGAGGAGCCGAGCTGCTGTGGCACCCGATGGTGGTGAAACCCTACCTCAACCTGCTGGCTGAAAGTTCCAACCCGGCGACACTGGAGGGCGCTGCTGGCTCCCTGCAGAACCTCTCTGCTGGAAACTGGAAG TTCTCCGCCTACATCCGAGCGGCGGTCCGTAAAGAAAAAGGTTTACCCATTCTGGTGGAGCTGCTGAGGATGGACAACGACCGGGTCGTCTGCTCCGTCGCCACTGCCCTCCGAAACATGGCTCTGGACAGCCGCAACAAGGAGCTGATAG GGAAGTACGCCATGCGGGATCTGGTGAACCGGCTCCCCGGCAGCAGTCCCTCTGCGCTTTCAGACGACACCGTGGCGTCGGTCTGCTGCACGCTGCACGAGGTCACCAGTCGCAACATGGAGAACGCCAAAGCTCTGGCTGACAGCGGAGGCATCGAGAAGCTGGTGGACATAAGCAAAGGGCGAGGGAAAGG GTACTCCATGAAAGTGGTGAAGGCGGCAGCTCAGGTGTTGAACACACTGTGGCAGTACAGAGAGCTGAGGGGCCTCTACAAACAA GACGGGTGGAACTACACCCACTTCGTCACCCCCGTCTCCACGCTGGAACGAGACCGTTACCGCTCCCAGCCGACCCTCCCCACCAGTCCGCTGCAGATGTCCCCGGTCATCCAGTCAG GCGGCAGCGCGACGTCTTCACCTGCAATGCTCGGGATAAGGAGACACAGCTCCAACTACCAGAGGGCGCAGTCATCTATGCAACTTGATACATATTATGTAGACAGTTTACACAAACGGCAGTACACAG GGTCTGAGAAGAAAACACCATATTTCATTGGAACTTACTCCTCTCAATCAGGAGAGGACCTGAGAAGATTGCAG CATCCAGAGCCATTCTACGACGAACCCGACAGGAAGAACTACAACAGCTACAGAATGTACCCGTCGTCCCCTCAAGGCTACAGCGAGGAGCACTACGAGGAAGAGCCGGTCCACCTGACCCCGTCCTCGCCCGATGGCTACGCCACTCAGTCGCTGCGATTCCGAGCCAACACCAACTATGTGGACTTCTATTCCACCACGCGGAGGCCTTCCAACAGGGCGAACAAATTTACTGGCTCTCCTGACTCCTGGGTGTGA